A single window of Nicotiana sylvestris chromosome 5, ASM39365v2, whole genome shotgun sequence DNA harbors:
- the LOC138869309 gene encoding uncharacterized protein: protein MNASKQKHVMDDDVELQDNEAPLVVEDVVDENVNNEVRIDIQEAKVETQDAMNPSREHVIDMPEPVVPKAKSPLPRPPPPYPQRLAKQKNDNQFKNAIVHSMAPKLEDPGAFTIPCTIGSTNFAKDLCDLGASINLMPYSVFKTLGIGQPRTTSMRLQMADRSMKQPLGIIDDVLVRVDKFIMPADFVILDCEVDYEVLIILGRPFLATGKALVDVEAGELTFRVGDEKVVFHVCKSMKQPNSTKVCSFIDLVTAVIVDDTSAMINMEDPLKVVLLNMDVNDDASRVELKPL from the exons atgaatgcctctaagcaaaagcatgttatggatgatgatgttgagttgcaagataaCGAAgcccctttggtagttgaagatgtggttgatgaaaatgtgaacaatgaagtgaggattgatattcaagaagccaAGGTAGAAACTCAAGATGCcatgaacccatctagggaacacgtaattgacatgccggagccggttgtgccaaaagccaagtcTCCTTTGCCAcgaccacctccaccttatcctcaaaggctcgcaaagcagaagaatgataatcagtttaaaaa tgctatagtgcattcaatggccccaaagcttgaagatcccggcgctttcaccattccttgcaccattgggagtacGAATTTTGCCAAGGATCTATGTGACTtaggagctagtatcaatttaatgccctactcggttttcaaaactttgggtatcgggcaacctaggacaacctcaatgagacttcaaatggcggatcgatcgatgaagcaacctttgggaattattgatgatgtgcttgtccgagtGGACAAATTCATTATGCCTGCCGACTTtgtcattttggattgtgaagtggactatgaggttcttattatcttgggcagacctttccttgcaacggggaaggcattggttgatgttgaagcgggtgagctcactttccgagtgggagatgaaaaggtcgtttTCCATGTTTGTAAATCTATGAAGCAACCTAATAGCACTAAGGTGTGCTCATTTATAGaccttgtcacagctgtgattgtggatgataccagtgctatgatcaacatGGAGGATCCTCTTAAAGTAGTGCTCTtaaacatggatgtcaatgatgatgctagtagagtgga gttgaagcCACTTTAG
- the LOC104225128 gene encoding uncharacterized protein, which produces MIITPVLVQLLSRLIFHEDDYTNPCHPLYVHPSDVLGTSLVSSPFDGSCYGSWKRNVLVALSIRNKLDFINGTSQRPPEGSPLARQWQRCNDLVVSWLTNSMSKEISRSVEYSEFAKDIWTELEERYGKADGARIFELKKELAHISQGSMDIASYFNKIKQLWDEIASLSTGRVRMCTCGGKAAEDEEQKVYQFLMGLNDTYVQTRSNIIMMKPLPSIGNVYLILLSDEKQRQVSAGTQFASNSASFNAGVSRPPPSPKIMFEPQRSSATFKGSFEPHRSVIVCKYCKKSGHSIDKCYKLHGFPPNLKSNRSPPPRRSVAHAEVDTSGASAMSASSEGVSAMPTPEQSYPVPGLTKDQYSQLMFLLQ; this is translated from the coding sequence atgatAATAACACCAGTGCTGGTGCAACTTCTTTCACGCCTAATTTTCCATGAAGATGATTACACCAATCCTTGTCACCCTCTATATGTTCATCCATCGGACGTACTAGGAACTTCCTTAGTTTCCAGTCCTTTTGATGGAAGTTGCTATGGGAGTTGGAAACGTAATGTGTTAGTTGCTTTGTCCATTCGCAACAAGTTAGATTTCATTAATGGTACCTCTCAAAGGCCTCCTGAAGGTTCTCCTCTAGCTAGACAATGGCAACGCTGCAATGACCTTGTTGTCTCTTGGCTGACTAACTCTATGTCCAAAGAGATATCCAGGAGTGTTGAGTACTCTGAGTTTGCTAAGGATATTTGGACTGAGTTAGAAGAGAGGTATGGCAAAGCTGATGGTGCTAGGATCTTTGAACTAAAGAAGGAACTGGCTCATATTTCCCAAGGGTCTATGGACATAGCATCATATTTCAACAAAATTAAGCAACTATGGGATGAGATTGCATCTTTGTCTACTGGGAGAGTTCGGATGTGTACTTGTGGGGGTAAGGCTGCTGAGGATGAAGAGCAAAAGGTCTACCAGTTCCTCATGGGACTGAATGACACTTATGTCCAAACAAGAAGCAACATCATTATGATGAAGCCCTTACCTTCCATTGGTAATGTATATTTGATCTTGCTATCTGATGAGAAGCAGAGACAAGTTTCTGCTGGAACTCAATTTGCTTCCAATTCTGCTTCTTTCAATGCTGGTGTATCCAGGCCTCCTCCATCTCCCAAAATAATGTTTGAACCCCAAAGGTCTAGTGCTACTTTTAAGGGATCTTTTGAGCCTCACAGGTCTGTTATTGTCTGCAAATATTGTAAGAAATCTGGACATAGCATTGATAAGTGCTACAAACTCCATGGCTTCCCTCCAAATCTCAAATCAAATAGATCTCCTCCTCCTAGAAGGTCTGTTGCACATGCTGAAGTGGATACTTCTGGCGCTTCTGCTATGTCAGCTAGTTCTGAAGGTGTTTCTGCTATGCCAACTCCTGAACAGTCCTATCCAGTTCCTGGTCTTACCAAGGATCAATATTCTCAGCTAATGTTTCTCCTTCAGTAA